A genomic region of Cannabis sativa cultivar Pink pepper isolate KNU-18-1 chromosome 1, ASM2916894v1, whole genome shotgun sequence contains the following coding sequences:
- the LOC115702144 gene encoding putative E3 ubiquitin-protein ligase LIN-1 isoform X2, translated as MTTTSTSATSSQILHHTATFVSEALSQSEIRRRLFSILRRKLTLSPPPSHDPTALIKPLNLAAETLDNAITSTSSTVRSSSLRLIENLLLSHPENSVSSLLLSLTYGLWRRPVDAALSLLDVFRLDPSSARSEIAPSLFEELFLIHLLPVLRELNDRRSKILSISTTSPPPNNNNLFTNTFYDDDDDYSINDEMGAVPSTKSLSKMSDEQASELKILETEYEEVVDENCRVLAKYLKEVLENEDKGDNINRLTFHPPLTIMQTSQALDDHRGFNEDRPMRTEQLSRISVNGRYNPIWTEGERSTELFNQTSSSKSKSKTLPFYPQRVSPQIFSDQKSSWKFSTSPKTNSYSELESSLDDIRVESSSEESEAETEERNRNMALFESRQSQTQKPEQPGLAESSCSPDNVIGKQTPPKDFVCPITSNVFNDPVTLETGQTYERRAIQEWLDRGNDTCPITRQELQNTQLPKTNYVLKRLIGSWQELNPDLVAAVNHSENLCIGIDQVVNSNSDMMPSNSPNSVISQATIEGTVSELRHAISNLCTSEILKESETAVLRIERFWQEANMEHDIQIMLSKPPVVNGFVEILFNSVDSKVLRATIFLLSELGSRDKAVIQTLTQVDSDVECIAALLRKGLTEAIVLIYLLRTSILDLTKLDLVDSLLMAINNKERDLFNMCVKPKTAAVILLGQVFESCDETTAASVVNSMVSGKEIESVVDCLGAESSEERIATVGILVKCMQVDGKCRNIIADKAELAPVLESLMGPNDGERFEMINFLSELVKLNRRTFNDQILHIIKDEGPLSTMHALLVYLQTAPDDQCPTVAGLLLQLDLLTEPRKMSIYREEAIDTLISCLRNTEFPGVQLAAAETIMSLQGSFTTSGKSLTRATLLKRAGLDKSYNNLVRIDQLSSFSAEAEESLKEEEKAAENWERKMASVLVSHEFGLLFEALSEGLRSTDSELCSTCFISATWLVDMLKTLPDTGVRGAARVCLLKRFASIFKSSRNTEEKILSLLALSSFIQEPEGLHELTSYLKDIFKGLRVLRKSTPLALEMLKMVFEGQDSSADLWSHKQLVQVDCSENGEVLSLVSFKDKIFSGHSDGTIKVWTGKGSILHLIQEIREHTKAVTSLTILPAAEKLYSGSLDRTSRVWSISDKAIHCIQVHDMKDQVLSLVISNTVYCFIPHGSGVKVHSGNGSSKLLNGSKHVKCLALVQGKLYCGCQDNSIQEIDLATETVGTIQIGSRKLLGKASPVHALQIYGEHIYAASTSLDGTVVKILSTSDYNIVGSLVTTLEVRVMAISSELIYLGCKKGSVEIWNREKLNRIDTLQTGSNCRVLCMALDSTEEVLVFGTSDGQIQAWGLS; from the exons ATGACAACCACCTCCACCTCCGCCACGTCATCACAAATCTTACACCACACCGCCACTTTCGTCTCCGAAGCCCTCTCGCAATCCGAAATTCGCCGCCGTCTCTTCTCGATTCTCCGCCGCAAACTGACCCTTTCCCCACCCCCTTCCCACGACCCAACCGCCCTAATCAAACCCCTAAACCTCGCCGCCGAAACACTCGACAACGCAATAACCTCCACAAGCTCCACCGTCAGATCATCATCCCTCCGCCTCATCGAAAACCTCCTCCTCTCTCACCCCGAAAACTCCGTCTCCTCCCTCCTCCTTTCCCTCACCTACGGCCTCTGGCGCCGCCCGGTGGACGCCGCTCTCAGCCTCCTAGACGTTTTCCGGTTGGATCCTTCGTCGGCTCGCTCAGAAATCGCTCCCTCGCTTTTCGAAGAGCTCTTTCTAATTCACCTTCTCCCCGTTCTCCGCGAATTGAATGATCGGAGATCGAAGATCTTGTCGATTAGCACTACTTCTCCTCCGCCGAATAATAACAATCTCTTTACCAATACATTTTACGACGACGACGACGATTACTCGATTAACGATGAAATGGGTGCCGTGCCGAGCACGAAATCTTTGTCGAAGATGAGCGACGAACAGGCTTCTGAGCTGAAAATATTGGAGACGGAATATGAGGAGGTTGTTGATGAGAATTGCCGGGTTTTGGCTAAGTACTTGAAAGAGGTTTTGGAAAATGAAGATAAGGGTGATAATATTAATAGGTTGACTTTTCATCCACCTTTGACTATAATGCAAACAAGCCAAGCTCTTGATGATCATCGTGGATTTAATGAGGACCGTCCGATGAGGACTGAGCAGCTTAGTAGGATTTCCGTAAACGGACGGTATAAt CCAATATGGACCGAAGGGGAAAGGTCTACTGAACTATTCAACCAAACTAGTAGCAGCAAGTCCAAGTCCAAGACTTTACCATTTTACCCTCAAAGAGTCTCTCCTCAAATATTTTCAGATCAAAAATCTTCTTGGAAATTTTCAACGTCACCCAAAACAAACTCCTACTCCGAACTTGAGTCTTCATTGGACGATATTCGGGTAGAATCTTCTTCCGAAGAATCTGAAGCAGAGACTGAG GAAAGAAACAGAAACATGGCCTTGTTTGAGTCCAGACAGAGTCAAACCCAGAAACCAGAGCAACCCGGTTTGGCAGAATCAAGTTG TTCTCCAGATAATGTTATAGGAAAACAAACACCTCCAAAGGACTTTGTGTGTCCCATAACTAGCAATGTCTTCAATGATCCGGTGACCCTTGAGACTGGTCAGACTTACGAGCGCCGAGCTATCCAAGAATGGCTCGATAGAGGAAACGACACCTGCCCAATTACGCGCCAGGAGCTGCAAAACACACAGTTGCCTAAAACAAACTATGTCTTAAAAAGGCTCATTGGGAGCTGGCAAGAGCTCAATCCTGATTTAGTGGCTGCAGTAAACCATTCTGAAAATTTATGCATAGGAATTGACCAAGTTGTGAATTCCAACTCAGATATGATGCCTTCCAATTCACCCAACAGTGTCATAAGCCAAGCCACCATTGAAGGGACTGTTAGTGAGCTGAGACATGCCATTTCCAATCTCTGCACCTCTGAGATTCTCAAGGAGTCTGAGACTGCAGTGCTTCGAATCGAGCGGTTCTGGCAGGAAGCAAATATGGAACATGATATTCAGATTATGCTATCAAAGCCTCCTGTTGTAAATGGATTTGTTGAGATACTTTTCAATTCTGTTGATTCTAAGGTACTTAGAGCAACAATTTTTCTTCTGTCTGAGTTGGGATCAAGAGACAAAGCTGTGATCCAGACGCTTACTCAGGTTGATTCTGATGTGGAATGCATTGCTGCTCTGCTTAGAAAGGGGTTGACTGAAGCTATTGTGTTAATATATTTGCTAAGAACATCAATTCTTGACTTGACAAAGTTGGACTTGGTGGACTCACTCTTAATGGCCATAAATAATAAAGAGAGGGATTTGTTTAATATGTGTGTGAAGCCAAAAACAGCTGCAGTGATTTTGTTGGGACAGGTTTTTGAGAGCTGTGATGAGACCACAGCTGCTTCTGTTGTTAATTCCATGGTTTCTGGAAAGGAGATTGAAAGTGTTGTTGATTGTTTGGGGGCCGAATCCTCGGAAGAGAGGATTGCTACTGTTGGAATTCTTGTCAAGTGTATGCAGGTAGATGGGAAGTGCAGGAACATTATTGCTGATAAGGCTGAGTTGGCTCCTGTTTTGGAAAGCTTAATGGGTCCAAATGATGGAGAACGGTTCGAGATGATTAACTTTTTATCAGAATTAGTCAAATTAAACAG AAGAACATTCAATGACCAAATCCTTCACATTATAAAGGATGAAGGGCCTCTCAGTACAATGCATGCCCTTCTTGTTTATCTTCAGACAGCTCCTGATGATCAATGTCCAACAGTTGCTGGTCTCCTTCTCCAGCTAGACCTtctg ACGGAGCCAAGAAAGATGAGCATTTACCGCGAAGAGGCGATAGATACTCTCATATCTTGCCTCAGAAATACAGAATTCCCTGGTGTCCAATTAGCTGCTGCTGAAACAATTATGTCACTACAAGGGAGTTTCACCACTTCAGGGAAGTCTCTTACAAGAGCTACCCTTCTCAAACGCGCTGGCCTAGACAAAAGCTATAATAATCTTGTGAGAATTGACCAACTAAGCAGTTTCTCAGCAGAAGCTGAAGAGAGCCTT aaggaagaagaaaaggCAGCTGAAAATTGGGAAAGGAAAATGGCTTCTGTTCTGGTGAGCCATGAGTTTGGTCTACTCTTTGAGGCTTTATCTGAAGGCTTAAGAAGCACAGATTCAGAACTATGTTCAACATGCTTCATATCAGCTACATGGCTTGTAGACATGCTCAAAACTCTTCCAGATACAGGAGTACGAGGAGCAGCACGAGTCTGCTTGCTGAAACGGTTCGCTTCCATATTCAAGTCCTCCAGAAATACTGAAGAGAAAATCCTTTCTTTGCTTGCACTCAGCAGCTTCATCCAGGAACCTG AGGGGCTACATGAGTTAACTTCCTATTTAAAAGACATATTTAAAGGTCTGAGAGTGCTGAGGAAATCCACTCCCTTAGCACTTGAAATGCTGAAAATGGTGTTTGAAGGCCAAGACTCAAGTGCT GACTTGTGGAGTCATAAACAATTAGTTCAAGTAGATTGCAGCGAGAATGGAGAGGTTCTATCTTTAGTTTCTTTCAAAGACAAAATCTTTTCAGGCCATTCAGATGGCACAATAAAG GTGTGGACCGGTAAAGGTAGCATTCTTCATCTGATCCAGGAAATTCGAGAACATACAAAGGCGGTTACAAGCCTAACTATTTTGCCAGCAGCAGAGAAACTGTACAGTGGTTCACTTGATAGGACTTCAAGG GTCTGGTCTATTTCCGACAAAGCAATACATTGTATACAAGTACATGATATGAAGGATCAAGTTCTCAGTTTAGTCATTTCCAATACAGTTTATTGCTTTATTCCACATGGTTCTGGTGTCAAG GTTCATTCCGGGAATGGATCATCCAAATTGTTGAATGGAAGCAAACATGTGAAGTGCTTGGCTTTAGTGCAGGGAAAATTATACTGTGGATGCCAAGATAATAGCATTCAA GAGATTGATTTGGCCACAGAAACAGTCGGTACCATTCAAATTGGTTCTAGGAAATTGCTTGGCAAAGCAAGCCCTGTTCATGCCTTGCAAATATATGGTGAACATATATATGCTGCTTCTACTTCCTTGGATGGAACAGTTGTCAAG ATCTTAAGCACATCAGACTACAATATAGTTGGATCATTGGTTACTACATTGGAAGTAAGAGTGATGGCCATAAGCTCAGAACTAATTTATTTGGGATGCAAAAAAGGAAGTGTGGAAATTTGGAATAGGGAGAAGTTGAACAGAATAGACACACTACAAACTGGTTCAAATTGCAGAGTTCTTTGCATGGCTCTTGATTCTACTGAAGAAGTCTTGGTGTTTGGTACTTCCGACGGTCAAATTCAG GCATGGGGATTAAGCTAG
- the LOC115702144 gene encoding putative E3 ubiquitin-protein ligase LIN-1 isoform X3, producing MTTTSTSATSSQILHHTATFVSEALSQSEIRRRLFSILRRKLTLSPPPSHDPTALIKPLNLAAETLDNAITSTSSTVRSSSLRLIENLLLSHPENSVSSLLLSLTYGLWRRPVDAALSLLDVFRLDPSSARSEIAPSLFEELFLIHLLPVLRELNDRRSKILSISTTSPPPNNNNLFTNTFYDDDDDYSINDEMGAVPSTKSLSKMSDEQASELKILETEYEEVVDENCRVLAKYLKEVLENEDKGDNINRLTFHPPLTIMQTSQALDDHRGFNEDRPMRTEQLSRISVNGRYNPIWTEGERSTELFNQTSSSKSKSKTLPFYPQRVSPQIFSDQKSSWKFSTSPKTNSYSELESSLDDIRVESSSEESEAETEVERNRNMALFESRQSQTQKPEQPGLAESSCSPDNVIGKQTPPKDFVCPITSNVFNDPVTLETGQTYERRAIQEWLDRGNDTCPITRQELQNTQLPKTNYVLKRLIGSWQELNPDLVAAVNHSENLCIGIDQVVNSNSDMMPSNSPNSVISQATIEGTVSELRHAISNLCTSEILKESETAVLRIERFWQEANMEHDIQIMLSKPPVVNGFVEILFNSVDSKVLRATIFLLSELGSRDKAVIQTLTQVDSDVECIAALLRKGLTEAIVLIYLLRTSILDLTKLDLVDSLLMAINNKERDLFNMCVKPKTAAVILLGQVFESCDETTAASVVNSMVSGKEIESVVDCLGAESSEERIATVGILVKCMQVDGKCRNIIADKAELAPVLESLMGPNDGERFEMINFLSELVKLNRTFNDQILHIIKDEGPLSTMHALLVYLQTAPDDQCPTVAGLLLQLDLLTEPRKMSIYREEAIDTLISCLRNTEFPGVQLAAAETIMSLQGSFTTSGKSLTRATLLKRAGLDKSYNNLVRIDQLSSFSAEAEESLKEEEKAAENWERKMASVLVSHEFGLLFEALSEGLRSTDSELCSTCFISATWLVDMLKTLPDTGVRGAARVCLLKRFASIFKSSRNTEEKILSLLALSSFIQEPEGLHELTSYLKDIFKGLRVLRKSTPLALEMLKMVFEGQDSSADLWSHKQLVQVDCSENGEVLSLVSFKDKIFSGHSDGTIKVWTGKGSILHLIQEIREHTKAVTSLTILPAAEKLYSGSLDRTSRVWSISDKAIHCIQVHDMKDQVLSLVISNTVYCFIPHGSGVKVHSGNGSSKLLNGSKHVKCLALVQGKLYCGCQDNSIQEIDLATETVGTIQIGSRKLLGKASPVHALQIYGEHIYAASTSLDGTVVKILSTSDYNIVGSLVTTLEVRVMAISSELIYLGCKKGSVEIWNREKLNRIDTLQTGSNCRVLCMALDSTEEVLVFGTSDGQIQAWGLS from the exons ATGACAACCACCTCCACCTCCGCCACGTCATCACAAATCTTACACCACACCGCCACTTTCGTCTCCGAAGCCCTCTCGCAATCCGAAATTCGCCGCCGTCTCTTCTCGATTCTCCGCCGCAAACTGACCCTTTCCCCACCCCCTTCCCACGACCCAACCGCCCTAATCAAACCCCTAAACCTCGCCGCCGAAACACTCGACAACGCAATAACCTCCACAAGCTCCACCGTCAGATCATCATCCCTCCGCCTCATCGAAAACCTCCTCCTCTCTCACCCCGAAAACTCCGTCTCCTCCCTCCTCCTTTCCCTCACCTACGGCCTCTGGCGCCGCCCGGTGGACGCCGCTCTCAGCCTCCTAGACGTTTTCCGGTTGGATCCTTCGTCGGCTCGCTCAGAAATCGCTCCCTCGCTTTTCGAAGAGCTCTTTCTAATTCACCTTCTCCCCGTTCTCCGCGAATTGAATGATCGGAGATCGAAGATCTTGTCGATTAGCACTACTTCTCCTCCGCCGAATAATAACAATCTCTTTACCAATACATTTTACGACGACGACGACGATTACTCGATTAACGATGAAATGGGTGCCGTGCCGAGCACGAAATCTTTGTCGAAGATGAGCGACGAACAGGCTTCTGAGCTGAAAATATTGGAGACGGAATATGAGGAGGTTGTTGATGAGAATTGCCGGGTTTTGGCTAAGTACTTGAAAGAGGTTTTGGAAAATGAAGATAAGGGTGATAATATTAATAGGTTGACTTTTCATCCACCTTTGACTATAATGCAAACAAGCCAAGCTCTTGATGATCATCGTGGATTTAATGAGGACCGTCCGATGAGGACTGAGCAGCTTAGTAGGATTTCCGTAAACGGACGGTATAAt CCAATATGGACCGAAGGGGAAAGGTCTACTGAACTATTCAACCAAACTAGTAGCAGCAAGTCCAAGTCCAAGACTTTACCATTTTACCCTCAAAGAGTCTCTCCTCAAATATTTTCAGATCAAAAATCTTCTTGGAAATTTTCAACGTCACCCAAAACAAACTCCTACTCCGAACTTGAGTCTTCATTGGACGATATTCGGGTAGAATCTTCTTCCGAAGAATCTGAAGCAGAGACTGAGgtg GAAAGAAACAGAAACATGGCCTTGTTTGAGTCCAGACAGAGTCAAACCCAGAAACCAGAGCAACCCGGTTTGGCAGAATCAAGTTG TTCTCCAGATAATGTTATAGGAAAACAAACACCTCCAAAGGACTTTGTGTGTCCCATAACTAGCAATGTCTTCAATGATCCGGTGACCCTTGAGACTGGTCAGACTTACGAGCGCCGAGCTATCCAAGAATGGCTCGATAGAGGAAACGACACCTGCCCAATTACGCGCCAGGAGCTGCAAAACACACAGTTGCCTAAAACAAACTATGTCTTAAAAAGGCTCATTGGGAGCTGGCAAGAGCTCAATCCTGATTTAGTGGCTGCAGTAAACCATTCTGAAAATTTATGCATAGGAATTGACCAAGTTGTGAATTCCAACTCAGATATGATGCCTTCCAATTCACCCAACAGTGTCATAAGCCAAGCCACCATTGAAGGGACTGTTAGTGAGCTGAGACATGCCATTTCCAATCTCTGCACCTCTGAGATTCTCAAGGAGTCTGAGACTGCAGTGCTTCGAATCGAGCGGTTCTGGCAGGAAGCAAATATGGAACATGATATTCAGATTATGCTATCAAAGCCTCCTGTTGTAAATGGATTTGTTGAGATACTTTTCAATTCTGTTGATTCTAAGGTACTTAGAGCAACAATTTTTCTTCTGTCTGAGTTGGGATCAAGAGACAAAGCTGTGATCCAGACGCTTACTCAGGTTGATTCTGATGTGGAATGCATTGCTGCTCTGCTTAGAAAGGGGTTGACTGAAGCTATTGTGTTAATATATTTGCTAAGAACATCAATTCTTGACTTGACAAAGTTGGACTTGGTGGACTCACTCTTAATGGCCATAAATAATAAAGAGAGGGATTTGTTTAATATGTGTGTGAAGCCAAAAACAGCTGCAGTGATTTTGTTGGGACAGGTTTTTGAGAGCTGTGATGAGACCACAGCTGCTTCTGTTGTTAATTCCATGGTTTCTGGAAAGGAGATTGAAAGTGTTGTTGATTGTTTGGGGGCCGAATCCTCGGAAGAGAGGATTGCTACTGTTGGAATTCTTGTCAAGTGTATGCAGGTAGATGGGAAGTGCAGGAACATTATTGCTGATAAGGCTGAGTTGGCTCCTGTTTTGGAAAGCTTAATGGGTCCAAATGATGGAGAACGGTTCGAGATGATTAACTTTTTATCAGAATTAGTCAAATTAAACAG AACATTCAATGACCAAATCCTTCACATTATAAAGGATGAAGGGCCTCTCAGTACAATGCATGCCCTTCTTGTTTATCTTCAGACAGCTCCTGATGATCAATGTCCAACAGTTGCTGGTCTCCTTCTCCAGCTAGACCTtctg ACGGAGCCAAGAAAGATGAGCATTTACCGCGAAGAGGCGATAGATACTCTCATATCTTGCCTCAGAAATACAGAATTCCCTGGTGTCCAATTAGCTGCTGCTGAAACAATTATGTCACTACAAGGGAGTTTCACCACTTCAGGGAAGTCTCTTACAAGAGCTACCCTTCTCAAACGCGCTGGCCTAGACAAAAGCTATAATAATCTTGTGAGAATTGACCAACTAAGCAGTTTCTCAGCAGAAGCTGAAGAGAGCCTT aaggaagaagaaaaggCAGCTGAAAATTGGGAAAGGAAAATGGCTTCTGTTCTGGTGAGCCATGAGTTTGGTCTACTCTTTGAGGCTTTATCTGAAGGCTTAAGAAGCACAGATTCAGAACTATGTTCAACATGCTTCATATCAGCTACATGGCTTGTAGACATGCTCAAAACTCTTCCAGATACAGGAGTACGAGGAGCAGCACGAGTCTGCTTGCTGAAACGGTTCGCTTCCATATTCAAGTCCTCCAGAAATACTGAAGAGAAAATCCTTTCTTTGCTTGCACTCAGCAGCTTCATCCAGGAACCTG AGGGGCTACATGAGTTAACTTCCTATTTAAAAGACATATTTAAAGGTCTGAGAGTGCTGAGGAAATCCACTCCCTTAGCACTTGAAATGCTGAAAATGGTGTTTGAAGGCCAAGACTCAAGTGCT GACTTGTGGAGTCATAAACAATTAGTTCAAGTAGATTGCAGCGAGAATGGAGAGGTTCTATCTTTAGTTTCTTTCAAAGACAAAATCTTTTCAGGCCATTCAGATGGCACAATAAAG GTGTGGACCGGTAAAGGTAGCATTCTTCATCTGATCCAGGAAATTCGAGAACATACAAAGGCGGTTACAAGCCTAACTATTTTGCCAGCAGCAGAGAAACTGTACAGTGGTTCACTTGATAGGACTTCAAGG GTCTGGTCTATTTCCGACAAAGCAATACATTGTATACAAGTACATGATATGAAGGATCAAGTTCTCAGTTTAGTCATTTCCAATACAGTTTATTGCTTTATTCCACATGGTTCTGGTGTCAAG GTTCATTCCGGGAATGGATCATCCAAATTGTTGAATGGAAGCAAACATGTGAAGTGCTTGGCTTTAGTGCAGGGAAAATTATACTGTGGATGCCAAGATAATAGCATTCAA GAGATTGATTTGGCCACAGAAACAGTCGGTACCATTCAAATTGGTTCTAGGAAATTGCTTGGCAAAGCAAGCCCTGTTCATGCCTTGCAAATATATGGTGAACATATATATGCTGCTTCTACTTCCTTGGATGGAACAGTTGTCAAG ATCTTAAGCACATCAGACTACAATATAGTTGGATCATTGGTTACTACATTGGAAGTAAGAGTGATGGCCATAAGCTCAGAACTAATTTATTTGGGATGCAAAAAAGGAAGTGTGGAAATTTGGAATAGGGAGAAGTTGAACAGAATAGACACACTACAAACTGGTTCAAATTGCAGAGTTCTTTGCATGGCTCTTGATTCTACTGAAGAAGTCTTGGTGTTTGGTACTTCCGACGGTCAAATTCAG GCATGGGGATTAAGCTAG